The Triplophysa rosa unplaced genomic scaffold, Trosa_1v2 scaffold103_ERROPOS65457, whole genome shotgun sequence genome contains the following window.
GAACCTTATTTCAGCTTGCCATATGCTCAGGCTCCTTGGAAGCCCCACAGGACCTGGTAGCTAAAGAGAAACCTCGGAAAAAAGCCGAAGAGAATAAAGCTACGGAAGAAAGAACCACGGCCCTCCCCACTGAAGGTGTCAACTTTGGCAGTTATCTAATTCTACCTGTCCAGTTTTAGGCAAAAATTACGTTCTTTTTCATCAATAACATTATTTTCATATGTCTTTgttgaaatttgttttattgttcttGTTTACACAGCTGAAGTGAAGAGTTACTTTCAGGAGTATGTGTCCAACTTCAAGAACACACCTACTCTGGCCTTCCTTCGTTCACTGGAGAAGAAGATCGTCGATCACTTCAAGTTCAAAGATTTCAGTCATCTACAGCAAGGAACTTTTTTGGATTTCATTGTCAAAAACAAAAAGGTATGTGCTTCCTGTTCTCCTCTTATTTTCATCGGGGATCAGGATTCTTTCAATTTGCCTGTCACAACTCGCCTCGTTTCATTTCTTTCGCAGGTTTTGCAGGAGACAGCAGGAGGCTCTCTTTCCATTGACAACCAGGACCCTGGAACGTATGGCTTCAGACCATCCAGACAGGATGTGTTTGAATTCATAAAGCAGTGCGATGAGGGAGATGAGGGAGATGTGAGTTTTAAATGCGTGTTGCGTGTCAAGATGACTTGTGCAGTTTTCAGGACAGTTGAAAGTCCTCCTGCTTACAGAAATATGTAGCATGCAAAGAATAACAAACAAGTGTGCTTGTCTTTAAACAGATTTTGCAACAAATGTACGCTTGGAATGGATGTGGGTATTGACATCTTTTATGCTTTCTTGTTTGGGATTAGTTGGCATTCGTGGAGGCTGCTCTGAGGAACCATTACCGGATAAAGGACAGTCGGGAGCTTGGTCACGGGCCCCTAGGTTTTCTTGTGGATTACACCCAGCGGCAAAAAGAACTCAGCGGAGATGCCATCACCAGTGTTGTGCGCTACGAGTGTCCTCTGCTCCCCATCGATTCTGGGTGAGGCGAAGACGAATTCTTGCACTTGTACAGTACTCATCACTTCAAATCTGTGACCAGAAATTGGGTTTACATATCTTATTCTGGTTGGAATAAGCCAATTCAAAACACCAGGACAAGGACAGAATACTTCCAGCATTACCAGTGACAAGTaacattttttactgttttagaATGATAAAATACCACAAATACCACTATTTGGTATAGTACAAAATACCACAAATAAGGAAAACACTTGGTATATATGCCCAGAATGGGGCAATTCAATGCAAATGTCTaccttaaagggattgttcatccaaaaatgaaaattgctcctaacctgtataaatgtctttgtttggttgaacacaaagaaagatatttggaagaatgttagcaactgagatttctggggcaccagtCTATGCACTTTAGCATAGCCTGATATTTTCCTGATGTCTGAACTCTACCATCAGGAGTTtcgtaaaatataaacataatttaaatttctttttgactgaaaatgtcacatccttAACACTGGAATTACCCAGTATTGAATACTTACTATTACTTGATTGTTGTTTTGGTTAATATCAATTTATACAGatacattttaacattaaatgaatagtttacccaatgaaaattctctcagaATTGACTCCCCCttatgccatcccagatgtacagtatatgacttcctgtcttcagttgaacacaaaagaagacactttgaagaatgtaggacatcaaacagttctggggcacttttgacgtcattgtattttttcctactatggtagtcaatggggggcaaaacctgtctggttataagcattcttccaaatatctttctctgtgttcatcagaacaaagacatttatacagatttggaacaactcgaaggtgactaaatgatgacacaattttcatttttgggtttagtatcattttaaaatcacaTTCACCATCACATTATCTTCTATGAAGCAAAATATCCAAaaggcacatacagtacattcatcACAAAAGTAATCGAAATCCAAATACAGGTCACtaaatgtttatgtgtgtttttagcGAGTGTGGGCCGGATATGGTTGGTCTGCTAGGAGAGGTGAGCCGTGATAAAGCGCTGGCGTGTCTCCTAACAGCCCCTCTACTGCAGGACCTGGAGGAATGGAGCCAGTGGGAGCTGGTGTTTCAACCCAATCATGGCTCTCTCAAAGAGTTCATCGACAAGTACTGTGGTAGGTCAACATTagaaacttaaataaaaatgcattcaaaACCTCCATATGAccctttcttctgctgaacacaaaagaagatattttgaaaaatgtttcagtggttttgtgtccataaaatgtaAGTCAGTGGGGTTCAAAGTGTTTTGACTACCAACGCCTTTTTTATCCAGGTAAGACAGAACTGCTGGCTCTTGAGGTGTCTCCTGGTGTGTTACTGAGGGTCACTGCTGATACGGGTGCTGCGCACTTCTCAAAGGCTGCTCTGGCTCTAAATCCAGTTGGCACAGCTGGCCACTTGGTCTCCATTGTGGTGGCTGATGGGATACCGAACACCCCCACAGCGCTCCTAGCCAATCACATGGAGAGTGCATTGAATGTAGCAGTTGCACAGGAAGGTAGGAGGTGCTCTTGTCACACCGCAAGTGTCACAACACTTTGTCATGTTTTAGTCACTGTCCTTCACATTTTGAACTGAACTGGTATGTTTATCTGACTCAAAAGACTTGTTTTATGACTTGTTTTTTTCTCCCATAAACATATTTTGGAGTTAGTGTAATatactgtttgtgtttttgattgGAAACAGAAATAACACCAGGGGAAAATGGCTACTCGTACCACGCTGTGGCCAGATTTGTGCTGGAATGCATCGCTCAGATGCCAACAAGAATTTGCAAGGAACTTCTGCAGCAGGTACCGAGCAATGCTACCCTTTTCAGttgcaaaataaatgaatctgtcaTCACATTCCTCTCATAAAATTCTTAAAGCCACCAGCTTTTATCAGTATAATAATATCCTCTTGTGGAGAGACATCAGTAGTATTAGTCAAACATTAATAGGGAGTTATAATTTGCCGTCATGACTCTGAGGTTATACAGTAGAAGACTTTTGTTGCTGGTGACAGGAAACTGACACAAGATGATGTCTTGGCAGCTGGTGGGTGGATTGCAAGGCTCTCATAAGGGGGAAAAAGTGCTATATCTAGGTTGTTGTCATGACAACCATTGCCAAGTGTCATTTAGCAGGGCACATTCTTCGGGGGGTTAGAAGATCACTCTTGTCAGATCATTAGTCTCTGACGCCTGTTCTGCTGTTCCTTCATTCCCATTTAACACAACCATTTTCACCAAGTTCAAAGAGAGGTTAGATCTAACTTTGCCTGGATCATGTTTGGTTTATGATTAGAGAATAGGCTGGTACATCATCCAAGCCGATTAATCggacccaaacttaacttcggGTAGACCTCTGTGAACTGTGAAGTAGTATAATTTAATTCAATACGatcaatatacaataaaatataaataaaatataaaataaattgttatattataaccaaacaaagGAAGTTAAtttcgggccaggcgcgtgtGTCTGATAAAACCGTCTATATTTATAACTtcaagttattttgtatttaaatatattcattAATATGATTATTTGTTATTCATTTAATCAAACTGTTTCATGTCATGTTGAAGAACAGCTTTTGCCGTGGTTAAACACTATAATGCATGGCCACTTGTTGCTTATTGATTTAGTGATAACTAATTGTATTAAAGAATGTGTAAAATGAGttcttaatgtatatttaatttatgttatgtACATATTAGCCATCAGTCACTCTGTTCTTCTGATGTCACGTTATGTAAAAAAGAAGGTAAGGGTGGGTTTGAATCCATTTGAATTATATATGTGACCCAGTgagtctcaaaatctaattatgagataacaagcatcaaagtttgattttaaccattcATTTGactattgttttaatttttgtcaTGTCCTTACTCACTcaatattaaaggaacagttcaccccaaaaagacaatacggtcatcatttactcaccctcaggttgttccaaatctgtatgaatatctttgttctggttgaacacagaggaagatatttgtaagaatgcttgcaaccaaacagtttttggccaccattgacaaccatagtaggaaagatttattttcacaatgtctttgttctgttgaacacacaaaaaaagatattttgttggaaagcaaacagttctgggacacttttgactaccattgtcattttccttactatggtaatcaatggtggccatgaattgtttggttataggcattcatccaaatatctttctctgtgttcctcagaacaaagacatttacacgaGTAAACCAGGGTGACCTGTCCCTTTATGGATatcaatgttttagtttcaAAGGAtgttttacattatgtagaatgattttatgtagaaaaaagTAAAGCGCAAAAAAAGAccttagctgggttttcacagactaggtcacatatgaaaaaaaaacgtcGAAAGCAAGTGTCCCttgttatgtactgtatatttattatatttttttctgaaatgcacAGCGAGACACAGCTTGTAGTTAATAATTTACTCTGATGTCATTTCGCAGGTGTTCTTGGAGCCGCTCTCTAAAGTGCTTGGTCAAGCTAAATCTAAAACGCTCCTCCTGGACGCTGCTTATTCAGAAACACGTTACCTGAACAAACTTCATCAAATGGGGCTGCTTCTGGGTATAACTGAGTGGAGAACTGACTTCAACAACAAACTTGTTCTGCCAGCTGCTCCTGAAGTGCCCTTACTCATGAAGGTTTGATTTTTTCTTTTGGTTCAGTAAATTACTTTAATGTTTCTTATGAGATTGCAAGGGCCACAAACCCACTTGTTAGGCAGTAACGATGCAATTTTTCAACACATTTCTATATAAATAATTCTATCAATGAAACAAGCCAGAGTTTTGTATGCATGCACTAGTACTAGTTACTTCACAGATTTAGGTTTCACTTacataaaattgtaaaaacatagGAACGGTTTGCGTCGTATTATAGTCAAATATAATAATCTGAGGTTCATTGAGCGAGTAACCAAGCTAAATTGGTGACGAAGCGGCTTGTCTGATTGATTCAGTTCATAATTTGGACAAATGACTCTTGTGATTGATTCACTTTGATTCACCTATGGTTATGGCTGATTGAATCATTAAATTGCACACATGAGGAAATTTATTTGCTTGAGTTTCGTGTGCACTCAGCAAGAACAACAcgataacaaacaaacaaaatttaagTATTAGATATAATGtgcagaatacatatttctgTTGTAGAGATGCAGATTCATCACATTTAGAGCAATGCTGATAAATACAGGAAATTCCTGGTTTTGATTGGGAATGTTTTCCTTGCAGTCTGTGGTGGAAGACTCCATGAGTGACATGTCATCTGTATTGAGTCTGAATGAGATGGACAATGAAGAAGAAACTGTGCTCAGCACTTCTTCTAGCAGCCCTGGAGGAGCCCATCAGCAAGGTAAGCTTTGCTGACAGAGCCTTCATctaaattcagttttttttttcagttcattatatgagttgtgcttttcacaattcATATTGTTCCAAAGATGCGTTATAAAGAAAAGCGCCTTACAAATCCCCCAGTGAGCCAAAACGACTTcctaaaatattaaacagattAGAAAGAAACCTTGGGAAGGACCAAAACTCATGTGAGGAAAGTCTCCTCCTCAGGCTGGCGAGTATTTAAACAAATGCATCTAAAGCATACATAGATTCACAACCTACTTTTTAatcttaatgtttaatgttcaacCTTTACCTAtgcacatttaaaatcaaacataaaTGAGCCCTTTAAAGCATTTCTATTTGTTTCTTCATTCAGACGATGAGGGCGATGAGGATGAGCAGATGTTTGAGCTGGTGTCTGAGCATGGTGAAGTCACAGACAGCAGTGTGCAGAGGGAAGAGGAGAACCAAGACCTTCAGGATGAAGATCAGATGACATCTGCTCAACCAGAGGACAATGAGCACAAAGCAATCATAGAAGACATCAGGTTCACTCCGCTTTTGGTtttacttaaaggaatagttcaccccaaaatgaaattcagtcgtcatttacttattttcagttcttaagaCAGGTTAAGGTCAGTTTcactgactttctttattctgcaaaacacaaaagaatatattttgaaaaatgtcggtaaaagaaaactgttggtcccctttgacttctgtatggagacaaaaccaatgcaagtcaatgcggaccaacggttttctttcaccgacatttttcaaaatatactttaaaattACTGCAAAAGTAAGAAATCcataccggtttgaaatgtcaagagggtgagtaaatgatgacagaattttaattttggggtgaactatccaatGCAACGTATGAAAGATGCATTTTCGAAGCTTGAATCTGATTGGACGAGACAATCTAGGTGTACTGATATAACGCAAAATCAGAAATTGAACTCTTCACGGTTTTATAAAATGATACTCTGACAAACTTACAGTAGAAACtcaataatgttttaataatgcaATATCGCTTGAGTAGGAGTGTGATAGTTCTCTTATATCAGCATGGCTTAGGTCAGAGGCACGAGGCTGCAGGCAATCACAGCCGCTGTTATAAGAGCACTATCACACGACTAGGAGTgcgatattgcatttatacaacagttcgacAGCACAAGTTTATAGATAAATCAGAAACCGTTGTGAATGGTGGAATATCTcatggctctcagccaatcagattcgagaaccagaaagaactgttgAATAATGAAGCTTGAATGTTTTCTTTACATTGCTACAACTTTTACAGTTATGGTCAGTATTAATGCTGTCACCACATGATGTTATAGGAAAACAGAGTTTGGCATCGGTGTCGAGCTCAACGAGGAGGGTCAGAACTTAATGAGAAAGCAACAGGCGAGACTGGGCCGAAGCCTGGAACGTCTCTCCACTGAGCTCTACAGCAAGGACACACACTTTGTCCTGGAGCTCATACAGGTCCCTgctcaaatattttaaaagaatgCACCACATGCAAAGACTCTATTATGAAATAAATTGGTTTGTGTGCAGAACGCTGATGATAACAGTTATCCTAATGGTGGAGAGCAGCCAGCTCTCACCTTTGTGGTGGAGAGAGACTGCATCACCATTTTAAACAATGAGTGTGGGTTCGAGGAGAAGAACATTCGTGCCATCTGTGATGTCGGCAGGAGCACAAAGGGAAAACATAAATATGGCTACATTGGTACGTGAAAAAATTCTTGGTATTCGCGTATAGCTGCAGTATGTGttgtaaaatgtgtgtttttgtctctATGCTCCCACGGCTTGTTTTTACCAACACCTCTCAACTTTGTGATACAGGGCAAAAGGGCATTGGCTTTAAATCGGTTTTTAAAGTCACCAACTGTCCTGAGATCCACTCCAATGGCTTCCACATTCAATTCGACAAGACCAGCAGCCCCATGGGATACATTCTGCCACACTGGGTTGACCTTGAAAGACCCGTGGGCTCTGTTGCCAAGGAGATTTCTgagaaaaggtaaaaaaaatcacaagatgTTTAGATAAAAAAGCATTGATATTCCACTCTGGCATGCTttgaaaactgtcaaaatgagtTAATGACTTAAATATTAAAAGCCTTTCTGAAAtggataacacaataaaaaaaattagctttaatttttactgtttctttatgaagtttaacatcCTGAATACGAAAATAAATCAACGATACTCACAAAAACATTCGGTATCATACTCGTatgcagaaatgacaaggtacttgcataacactgagctcaaaacaacagtttaacataaaagttactaaaaatgagtcgtccaaaacttcagaagtgtacatttggtagtttttgtcttttatgactaatactgtcctcacaaaccaagttccagatgtagtcacccatcatcgcttcatcccaccttccctgtgaTACAGACATTTCTAGGAATATTCTGACAGTGACATTtggaaaatcattttaaaaatatgtaaaaaaatgtgtacagtttttgtttatttgcaatataccaacatatcgtaattaatgatataagctcaaaatttacttcagctaaatactgtatacactaaaacattgatgctacatgaaaataaataatgtattaccacaataattagcatcacagaattgtacaagaactgtAAAAAGATCAGGCGAGAAAAAAGTTACACTGTGTAATACATCAAATTGTGCAGCGTGTCGACAGATGTATGATTTTCAACTAGTGGATGATTTTTCTTATAGAATTTTCTATAGACTTATTGAATATTGCTTTGCAATATGACACGAGAAATCAGGATTATTCTAGAAACCACACAGTactccttagcaaccacatagcaacacatTCCAAAGCATTCAGAACATCATCGCAACTTCACTCATAACACCCCAGCATCATGGCGAGTTTTGCATGGACGTACGAAAATGTAAAAGTCTAGTTAAAGTGAcactttttgtgatttttaaaacatgttttattaaaatgattttatttcagATGGACCACAAAGATCCACCTCCCTCTGCGATCAGAGAGCTACCAGACAAAAAACCTTTTCCATGATGTGCATCCCTCTCTTCTTCTTTTCCTCCATCGTCTTCGTTCCATCGCTATTTTCAATGAGGTAATAATGCGCCTTCCAGTGACCGCCTCATGCCCATCCATCCAGATGATAAAACACAACTTTTGTTGCATCTTTACAAGACGGAGAAGCATTCGATGACGATGACCCGCCGAGATTTGAGCCATAATGTTCTGGAGGTGGCACACACGGGTGGCGTCGAGCGCTGGCTTGTGGTCAAGAAAATGCTTTACCCTAAAAAGGCAAGTTGTTGATCTTTGACACACACTTGGTAGCATATGCTCAAATGAATTAAGGGTAAAATGATGCTTTCGTGTTGTTTACCTGCAACCACGTCCCAGATTCACCTTCTCTAAATTGGACTCTGTTCCGTCGTCTTGACATGGCATCCCACAAGCCtttgcttttaataaaatgtgctGCTATGTTTAGGGTGTTACGCAAGTGTTCTGCTGCTTTATACCCCTGAGACTAAAAGTTTTAGGCACTCTCGTCTCTTTCAAACTTCATGCAAGAAGCCTTATTAGCAAAGTGCAGGGAATGTGGTTCTTTTGTCTGGGGGTTTGTGCAGTCACAATTTGTACTTTCTGTGCACTCCATCCACAAAGACAATTGCAggtctttctgtctgtttttatcATAACTTCTTTACTGACTTGAGATGCACAATATGGCGTAGTGGTTAGACTGTGTTTTCAGGATTTTATGATTGTAACGAGGGGCATGAAAACCCACCACCCCTTCAACAGCAAGAACATAATTACTAAGAGCATAGATTTGGTTTGAACTTTGAGTTGAAATGCGTATGCGTATGCAATCTATACATATCCATCAcgatttgtttcattttaagtttagtttttttcaATGGAGAGGCTCAGAGATTACGtttttttgtaggctaacctggAAGTGCGTGCCGCTTGTTACCTCGACCAAATCCtttgcatttttcccatagacttttggaagatcacaaaaaataagctctgtgattaacaaaggtttatgatgtttacacgttttgtctatcaagatagtctttacaaatgaacacaacacttgttacttttgaagcctaaatacaatcggcagaagtaaaaagctaacacgatgctataaataGACTACACTTCAGGTCGcttgatatcaacgtcaccaccacctccgacaactctttctaacgtgttccctggtaagtgaTTACTCTGCGAATGAATACGCATCtatgttttaagagatttgtgcccatgttgcattatttgtgagctttatatgcgcgatgacgtctaacgtccccgtcAAAGGAAGTAGTAgtttttagcaacttgttagcaaccgccgtttttaagacacaatgaggctttaaaaaatcacaagcgggttataattggtgtgttttatgtcatagaataaaacgtgaaaatattagaggttttgtttaccacagaccttatttcgggcgatttacctaaaacccattaaaaaaacccatagactttggagcgatggaaccagaaatcctaaaatgctaactcgcttacgggttttgcatacaaaaatacgtcatctctgagcctctccaTTGTTAATACTACACTTGCAAAAGTGATATTCAGGAAAACTACACTCTTGCTTATGTGATATTGCATGTTATAGAATGCACAATGTTCGTGATGTCACACAGTTTTaaggtccgtgtatcatctgatcatttgattattccattcaatataacaaacggaaaaataaaaaaacagtagatatttcttttttccgtaaaaaaaacgatgtttttcttcttatttcatcttgaaacgggaaatccaataaataaataaaccaaaacgaaataacgaccccaattactgtttttctcatttttgggtgatgacggatttctgcgagcgcggcagcgcgcctagagctcttcacgaatctcgcgatcgatcagttatcatttacaatggcttcactcgagctgtacatgtttcatattcatcaaatgttttaaaataatatgacATATCACGAGATATCGGAAAAGAGGCCGCATGCTCTCTGGGGAACACTGCAACATTATTATGGTCCCTCCGTGAGGTACATGCTCTGGCATGTTACCTAAAAACAGTAGCCTAAACTGATGCAATGTAATAGTGCAAACGACTACATAAAAACCTCACAGTttcaacacaaactgaacatCTTTTATGAATTACTCTATAGCAGGACAGTAGTTTTAGCTGGGGGAACCTAATGAACTCGGTTGAGTGAGGTTACGGGGGGGGAGGGGCTGTTCGCATCACATAatttataaattacaaaagtaatttatggatttacacctttgctgctgcaagccagctgtggctacttaattgtttacttaaatgtcagatattaaaagcaataatgctaacaaacttcgactgtaagctctggaaagtattgtatgtgaacggcagtgttcaatatatatttttgaagtaTTTTCCACAGTCATGTCCTCCTCTCTCAGTGTGACTCTTTTAGTGGGAGTGaaagtacaaacaaagcatatgcaaatgcattcatttccatttcgaGCTTTGCAAGTTCGCATGCACTTGATCCCGTTAAGCGGCTGtacattgcgcatgcgcaaagcgTGCGCGCGCAGAAGACCCTGggaaatcacccaaaaatgaaaaaactataattagggtctttatttcgttttggtttatttatttattggatttcccttttaaggctgaaataagaagaaaaacatcgttttttttattttttgtgaatacagaaaaacgaaatatcgactgtttttttctttttccgtttgttatattgaatggaataatcaaatgatccaCGGACCTATTAACCTGAGCTGAGTGTTTTTTGGATCTGTGTTTGTAACAGGTTAAAGAAGATATGGAGTCAACAGAACTAGCCTTGGCGTTCCAGCTCAGCGACTCGTCTTCGGGTGACGCGATACCTCAAAAACAGCCCGTCTTTGCCTTTCTTCCACTTCGCAGCTTTGGTTTCCGTTTCATCATCCAAGGTTCAGGATCATATACGTGACTcctagtttttttctgtaagtGAATGTCACGTTTTCCaatgtcattttttcttttttaggtgATTTTGACATCCCGTCCTCCAGAGAGGATGTGGACAGGGACAGCTCCTGGAATCAGTGGCTCCGCTCGGAGATCCCACAGCTGTTTGTGCATGCCATGGACGTCTTCAATGTAAGAGAGAAGTGGAAGACAGCATTCTTCCATTCATGCAAATAAACCATTTACATTAGATTTGCTTTTTAACTCCAGCCTGAGATGGAGGTCATGGCAAATACCGTTTTCTTTtctatattgatttatttagtattaaaacaggaaaatagGATTAGACCTATTAAAAGTTTACGTCACAGCCATGAATTATTTGCTACTTGAGATTACTATTCAGTAGATGGTCTTAGAGGAAGAAACAGTCTTATTGTTAATATTTGTAGCTCTCTTTTTCTGGAagagtttgtaaaataaatgtgtatttttataaatgaattgACCCTAGACAACAAAACCTGTCTTAAGGGACAATTTTTCGAAATTATGATTTTTACATCATATGAACGCTGAATAAATAGGCTCTCTATTGATGTacgtttgttaggataggacaatatttggccgaagtctggaatctgagggtgcaaaaaatctaaatattgagaaaactgcctttgaagttgttaattagagacgctgtagcaggccgttgctaagaagaagcaggtttgttttaaagctctctattggcttactgctgtaatgatgttgtggagagtagatgaacccgaaggCTTAACATAGATatcaaacttgagtgggtaattctcaaAGAGCGGCCAGCATTaaatttacggtaggaaatgtacaaaatatcttcatggaacatgatctttacttaaagtagaagttcacccaaaaatcaactttgtgttattttttactcacccacatgacggtaaatatgtttagagaacttccggcgtcttcggagcacaaatagagatatttaggtgacagccgagagatttccaggcctcctcatagacaccATGGTGTCaatttttgccaaggtccagataagtactaaagacattgttaaattggtccatccgcgcatagtggctcagctgaattttttttaagcgacgagaatgctttatgtgcgaaaaacaaaccaaaataccgactttaatcaatatattctcctctgtcttgtcagtgtatggtgCGCGTTCATGAGAGCACTTTTAACACATAAAGCATTGTcatcgcttcaaaaaaattaaactgagccactatgcgcggatggaccaatttaacaatggctttagtacttttctggaccttggcaaaaactgacaccatggtttcaatgaggtggcctggaaagctctcggaaGTTCTCTAAGCATGTTTAACGTcacgtgggtgagtaaaaaatcacacaaagtttatttttgggtgaactatccctttaatatcctaatgatttttagcATCAatgaaaaatcgataattttgacccatacaatatAGTTTTGGCTATTACTgcaaatgttcccgtgctacttaagactggttttgtggtccagggtcacaattttGCAAATACCTGCAACAGTGTGAAACTAACAGACACGGACCAATATATACAACACATTTCATAACTTTGATTTCATGGGGTCCTTAAGGATATTTACACTACAGTACATGGTGTTAAC
Protein-coding sequences here:
- the LOC130549349 gene encoding uncharacterized protein LOC130549349 isoform X2, translating into MKPKCVAHALFSHSPKHNTLHASCGAHMAAMDSGIFKPFLILSIQTDINVDDSPKRAICKKVVKTVKKHPRGIALDKLAKIFAERFKQELLPAELGFPSLEAFVASLEELVVEDGMIFHKKNIVLTGADYEKTCNDVVELVKRHSDGVPVSKIAVVFRQAYDRPLKKKELAFSSIAAFIDSLSKQLYVYSGQIYYGCVKPEPSTPTAMSISGVFKDVVELVQENPKGIPLRKLSMFFSQKYRRNLSVSELGFRSIPAFIDSLRDELLVDKERVYHKDHRAAAVSTPVNKDPKPSRTVTLTKLDSGHKDNRQAGANCLDEPPQNINEGEKKVQPTAIRAGVNEQGSPLLQTWTAPLMTTSNNLSTLEFPALGSEAEEKLKEGKGPVFYESFYSQLREEHSANVRAADALQEYSAGRRRQDMSADDVNSLAEDVMRALAADGEHVTIDRVMSRVCSLLQVSSLFALKIDPRRQLPILQELQRTFKEINMFLASVEAVSSVCTLYELGQAVANLKNKKRFEELHLGPLCKIPIIHRMFKIDGNTKDDDIHQIETVDILRSLRIFRRKCRAQRVDLAEFLKHLADQYSCESPYELGIRIQSLGLPISTINRASATEHSCMDRAKEAIQKEIQEEVETRLFKIKKSLLEPAQGPVLFSQTGCLELRKKYVNMTASDAVFEVFINAEGIFSKSMTKSVQTFLTCIQRDRLARTLFQLAICSGSLEAPQDLVAKEKPRKKAEENKATEERTTALPTEAEVKSYFQEYVSNFKNTPTLAFLRSLEKKIVDHFKFKDFSHLQQGTFLDFIVKNKKVLQETAGGSLSIDNQDPGTYGFRPSRQDVFEFIKQCDEGDEGDLAFVEAALRNHYRIKDSRELGHGPLGFLVDYTQRQKELSGDAITSVVRYECPLLPIDSGECGPDMVGLLGEVSRDKALACLLTAPLLQDLEEWSQWELVFQPNHGSLKEFIDKYCGKTELLALEVSPGVLLRVTADTGAAHFSKAALALNPVGTAGHLVSIVVADGIPNTPTALLANHMESALNVAVAQEEITPGENGYSYHAVARFVLECIAQMPTRICKELLQQVFLEPLSKVLGQAKSKTLLLDAAYSETRYLNKLHQMGLLLGITEWRTDFNNKLVLPAAPEVPLLMKSVVEDSMSDMSSVLSLNEMDNEEETVLSTSSSSPGGAHQQDDEGDEDEQMFELVSEHGEVTDSSVQREEENQDLQDEDQMTSAQPEDNEHKAIIEDIRKTEFGIGVELNEEGQNLMRKQQARLGRSLERLSTELYSKDTHFVLELIQNADDNSYPNGGEQPALTFVVERDCITILNNECGFEEKNIRAICDVGRSTKGKHKYGYIGQKGIGFKSVFKVTNCPEIHSNGFHIQFDKTSSPMGYILPHWVDLERPVGSVAKEISEKRWTTKIHLPLRSESYQTKNLFHDVHPSLLLFLHRLRSIAIFNETEKHSMTMTRRDLSHNVLEVAHTGGVERWLVVKKMLYPKKVKEDMESTELALAFQLSDSSSGDAIPQKQPVFAFLPLRSFGFRFIIQGDFDIPSSREDVDRDSSWNQWLRSEIPQLFVHAMDVFNQHPEFSGLGGLCYFLQFIPQPSEILDFFNPVANQIIHLLKGKACLPAKVDNGKS